One stretch of Equus przewalskii isolate Varuska chromosome 9, EquPr2, whole genome shotgun sequence DNA includes these proteins:
- the FOXO3 gene encoding forkhead box protein O3 isoform X2, with amino-acid sequence MGRRRGKDRRSGVHLLDSRDSAEKNSIRHNLSLHSRFMRVQNEGTGKSSWWIINPDGGKSGKAPRRRAVSMDNSNKYTKSRGRAAKKKAALQTAPESADDSPSQLSKWPGSPTSRSSDELDAWTDFRSRTNSNASTVSGRLSPILASTELDDVQDDDAPLSPMLYSSSASLSPSVSKPCTVELPRLTDMAGTMNLNDGLADNLMEDLLDNITLPSSQPSPPGGLMQRSSSFPYTTKGSGLGSPTSSFNSTVFGPSSLNSLRQSPMQTIQENKPATFSSMSHYGNQTLQDLLTSDSLSHSDVMMTQSDPLMSQASTAVSAQNSRRNVMLRNDPMMSFAAQPNQGSLVNQNLLHHQHQTQGALGGSRALSNSVSNMGLSDSSSLGSAKHQQQSVSQSMQTLSDSLSGSSLYSTSANLPVMGHEKFPSDLDLDMFNGSLECDMESIIRSELMDADGLDFNFDSLISTQNVVGLNVGNFTGAKQASSQSWVPG; translated from the coding sequence aaCTCTATCCGGCATAACCTGTCGCTGCACAGCCGGTTCATGCGGGTCCAGAACGAGGGGACGGGCAAGAGTTCTTGGTGGATCATCAACCCTGATGGGGGCAAGAGCGGGAAGGCACCACGGCGGCGGGCTGTCTCCATGGACAACAGCAACAAGTATACCAAGAGCCGTGGCCGCGCAGCCAAGAAGAAGGCAGCCCTGCAGACAGCCCCTGAGTCAGCAGATGACAGTCCCTCCCAGCTCTCCAAGTGGCCCGGCAGCCCCACGTCACGCAGCAGCGATGAGCTGGATGCATGGACGGACTTCCGCTCACGCACCAATTCCAATGCCAGCACTGTCAGCGGCCGCCTGTCACCCATCCTGGCAAGCACAGAGTTGGATGACGTCCAGGATGATGATGCACCGCTCTCCCCCATGCTCTATAGCAGCTCAGCCAGCCTGTCACCCTCTGTAAGCAAGCCATGCACCGTGGAGCTGCCACGGCTGACCGACATGGCGGGCACCATGAATCTGAATGATGGGCTGGCTGACAACCTCATGGAGGACCTGCTGGATAACATCACGCTCCCATCCTCCCAGCCATCGCCCCCTGGAGGGCTCATGCAGCGGAGCTCTAGCTTCCCATACACCACCAAGGGCTCCGGCCTGGGCTCTCCCACCAGCTCCTTTAACAGCACGGTGTTTGGACCCTCGTCTCTGAATTCTCTGCGTCAGTCGCCCATGCAGACCATCCAAGAGAACAAGCCAGCTACCTTCTCTTCCATGTCACACTATGGCAACCAGACACTCCAGGACCTGCTCACTTCGGACTCACTCAGCCACAGTGATGTCATGATGACCCAGTCGGACCCCTTGATGTCTCAGGCCAGCACCGCTGTGTCCGCCCAGAACTCCCGCCGGAACGTGATGCTTCGCAACGACCCAATGATGTCCTTTGCTGCCCAGCCTAACCAAGGGAGTTTGGTCAATCAGAACTTGCTCCACCACCAGCACCAAACCCAGGGCGCTCTCGGTGGCAGCCGTGCCTTGTCGAATTCCGTCAGCAACATGGGCTTGAGCGACTCCAGCAGCCTTGGGTCAGCCAAACACCAGCAGCAGTCTGTCAGCCAGTCTATGCAAACCCTCTCAGACTCTCTCTCAGGCTCCTCCTTGTACTCAACTAGTGCAAACCTTCCCGTCATGGGCCATGAGAAGTTCCCCAGTGACTTGGACCTGGACATGTTCAATGGGAGCTTGGAATGTGACATGGAGTCCATTATCCGTAGTGAACTCATGGATGCTGATGGGTTGGATTTTAACTTTGATTCCCTCATCTCCACACAGAACGTTGTTGGTTTGAACGTGGGGAACTTCACTGGTGCTAAGCAGGCCTCATCTCAGAGCTGGGTGCCAGGCTGA
- the FOXO3 gene encoding forkhead box protein O3 isoform X3: MRVQNEGTGKSSWWIINPDGGKSGKAPRRRAVSMDNSNKYTKSRGRAAKKKAALQTAPESADDSPSQLSKWPGSPTSRSSDELDAWTDFRSRTNSNASTVSGRLSPILASTELDDVQDDDAPLSPMLYSSSASLSPSVSKPCTVELPRLTDMAGTMNLNDGLADNLMEDLLDNITLPSSQPSPPGGLMQRSSSFPYTTKGSGLGSPTSSFNSTVFGPSSLNSLRQSPMQTIQENKPATFSSMSHYGNQTLQDLLTSDSLSHSDVMMTQSDPLMSQASTAVSAQNSRRNVMLRNDPMMSFAAQPNQGSLVNQNLLHHQHQTQGALGGSRALSNSVSNMGLSDSSSLGSAKHQQQSVSQSMQTLSDSLSGSSLYSTSANLPVMGHEKFPSDLDLDMFNGSLECDMESIIRSELMDADGLDFNFDSLISTQNVVGLNVGNFTGAKQASSQSWVPG, from the coding sequence ATGCGGGTCCAGAACGAGGGGACGGGCAAGAGTTCTTGGTGGATCATCAACCCTGATGGGGGCAAGAGCGGGAAGGCACCACGGCGGCGGGCTGTCTCCATGGACAACAGCAACAAGTATACCAAGAGCCGTGGCCGCGCAGCCAAGAAGAAGGCAGCCCTGCAGACAGCCCCTGAGTCAGCAGATGACAGTCCCTCCCAGCTCTCCAAGTGGCCCGGCAGCCCCACGTCACGCAGCAGCGATGAGCTGGATGCATGGACGGACTTCCGCTCACGCACCAATTCCAATGCCAGCACTGTCAGCGGCCGCCTGTCACCCATCCTGGCAAGCACAGAGTTGGATGACGTCCAGGATGATGATGCACCGCTCTCCCCCATGCTCTATAGCAGCTCAGCCAGCCTGTCACCCTCTGTAAGCAAGCCATGCACCGTGGAGCTGCCACGGCTGACCGACATGGCGGGCACCATGAATCTGAATGATGGGCTGGCTGACAACCTCATGGAGGACCTGCTGGATAACATCACGCTCCCATCCTCCCAGCCATCGCCCCCTGGAGGGCTCATGCAGCGGAGCTCTAGCTTCCCATACACCACCAAGGGCTCCGGCCTGGGCTCTCCCACCAGCTCCTTTAACAGCACGGTGTTTGGACCCTCGTCTCTGAATTCTCTGCGTCAGTCGCCCATGCAGACCATCCAAGAGAACAAGCCAGCTACCTTCTCTTCCATGTCACACTATGGCAACCAGACACTCCAGGACCTGCTCACTTCGGACTCACTCAGCCACAGTGATGTCATGATGACCCAGTCGGACCCCTTGATGTCTCAGGCCAGCACCGCTGTGTCCGCCCAGAACTCCCGCCGGAACGTGATGCTTCGCAACGACCCAATGATGTCCTTTGCTGCCCAGCCTAACCAAGGGAGTTTGGTCAATCAGAACTTGCTCCACCACCAGCACCAAACCCAGGGCGCTCTCGGTGGCAGCCGTGCCTTGTCGAATTCCGTCAGCAACATGGGCTTGAGCGACTCCAGCAGCCTTGGGTCAGCCAAACACCAGCAGCAGTCTGTCAGCCAGTCTATGCAAACCCTCTCAGACTCTCTCTCAGGCTCCTCCTTGTACTCAACTAGTGCAAACCTTCCCGTCATGGGCCATGAGAAGTTCCCCAGTGACTTGGACCTGGACATGTTCAATGGGAGCTTGGAATGTGACATGGAGTCCATTATCCGTAGTGAACTCATGGATGCTGATGGGTTGGATTTTAACTTTGATTCCCTCATCTCCACACAGAACGTTGTTGGTTTGAACGTGGGGAACTTCACTGGTGCTAAGCAGGCCTCATCTCAGAGCTGGGTGCCAGGCTGA